One genomic segment of Pseudomonas sp. p1(2021b) includes these proteins:
- the rpoS gene encoding RNA polymerase sigma factor RpoS, which yields MALSKEVPEFDIDDDLLLMETGIVLETDVVSDEPAVPSVRTKAKQGSSLKQHKYIDYSRALDATQLYLNEIGFSPLLSPEEEVHYARLSQKGDPAGRKRMIESNLRLVVKIARRYVNRGLSLLDLIEEGNLGLIRAVEKFDPERGFRFSTYATWWIRQTIERAIMNQTRTIRLPIHVVKELNVYLRAARELTQKLDHEPSPEEIASLLEKPVAEVKRMLGLNERVSSVDVSLGPDSDKTLLDTLTDDRPTDPCELLQDDDLSQSIDQWLGELTDKQREVVVRRFGLRGHESSTLEDVGLEIGLTRERVRQIQVEGLKRLREILEKNGLSSESLFQ from the coding sequence ATGGCTCTCAGCAAAGAAGTGCCGGAGTTTGACATCGACGATGACCTCCTTCTGATGGAGACAGGCATCGTTTTGGAAACGGATGTGGTGTCAGACGAACCTGCTGTACCTTCGGTTCGGACCAAGGCCAAACAAGGCTCATCGCTCAAGCAACACAAGTACATCGATTACAGCCGGGCGCTCGATGCCACCCAGTTGTATCTCAACGAGATCGGTTTCTCCCCGCTGCTTTCTCCCGAAGAGGAAGTGCACTATGCGCGCCTGTCGCAGAAAGGGGACCCGGCTGGTCGCAAGCGCATGATCGAGAGCAACCTGCGCCTGGTGGTCAAGATCGCTCGCCGTTACGTCAACCGTGGCCTGTCGTTGCTCGATTTGATCGAGGAGGGCAACCTGGGGTTGATCCGGGCGGTGGAGAAGTTCGACCCCGAGCGAGGTTTCCGCTTCTCGACCTACGCCACCTGGTGGATCCGCCAGACCATCGAGCGGGCGATCATGAACCAGACCCGCACCATTCGCCTGCCGATCCACGTGGTCAAGGAGCTCAACGTCTACCTGCGCGCGGCACGGGAGTTGACCCAGAAGCTCGACCACGAGCCCTCCCCGGAAGAAATCGCCAGCCTGCTGGAAAAACCGGTCGCGGAGGTCAAGCGCATGCTTGGGCTCAACGAACGGGTTTCTTCGGTGGACGTCTCGCTCGGCCCGGACTCCGACAAGACGCTGCTCGACACCTTGACGGATGACCGCCCGACCGACCCATGCGAGTTGCTCCAGGATGATGACCTGTCCCAGAGCATCGACCAGTGGTTGGGCGAGCTGACCGACAAACAGCGTGAGGTGGTGGTACGCCGATTCGGTCTGCGCGGGCATGAGAGCAGCACCTTGGAGGATGTCGGCCTGGAAATCGGCCTGACCCGTGAGCGGGTGCGGCAGATCCAGGTCGAGGGGCTCAAGCGCCTGCGCGAGATCCTCGAGAAGAACGGGCTCTCCAGCGAGTCCCTGTTCCAGTAA
- a CDS encoding peptidoglycan DD-metalloendopeptidase family protein: MGHTIMRQRKDQSFFRLLVIALAMATTLAGCSSTGSNNARVVDRNNTVPKRPTVTSGHYVVKPGDTLYSIAFRYGWDYKELAARNNIAAPYTIRPGQAIRFSSGATGTTRVVSSPSSSSRTTVTRRPVGTPATPPASSRPATPVPATPAPVVTQVPAAERSVGGWTWPANGVLIGKFASNGSLNKGIDIAGDLGQPVFAASGGSVVYAGSGLRGYGELIIIKHSDTYVSAYGHNRRLLVREGQQVKAGQTIAEMGSTGTDRVKLHFEIRRQGKPVDPLQFLPRR, encoded by the coding sequence GTGGGGCACACAATCATGCGGCAACGCAAGGATCAGTCGTTTTTCAGGCTTCTGGTGATTGCCCTGGCCATGGCCACAACGCTGGCTGGCTGCTCCAGCACCGGTTCCAACAACGCGCGTGTGGTGGATCGCAACAACACGGTACCCAAGCGCCCCACCGTCACGTCCGGGCATTATGTGGTCAAGCCCGGCGACACTTTGTATTCCATCGCCTTCCGCTATGGCTGGGACTATAAGGAACTGGCCGCACGCAACAACATCGCCGCCCCCTATACCATCCGCCCCGGCCAGGCCATCCGTTTCAGCAGTGGCGCCACCGGCACGACCCGGGTGGTGTCCAGCCCTTCCTCGTCCAGCAGGACCACCGTCACCCGCCGCCCTGTGGGCACCCCGGCCACGCCTCCTGCGAGCAGCCGGCCGGCCACGCCGGTACCTGCGACACCGGCTCCAGTGGTCACCCAGGTGCCTGCCGCAGAGCGCTCCGTGGGCGGGTGGACGTGGCCTGCCAATGGCGTGCTGATTGGAAAATTCGCTTCAAACGGTAGTTTGAATAAAGGCATTGATATCGCCGGTGATTTGGGACAGCCTGTTTTTGCTGCGTCTGGTGGTTCAGTGGTGTACGCCGGGAGTGGTTTGAGGGGCTACGGCGAGCTGATCATCATCAAGCACAGCGATACCTACGTCAGTGCCTACGGTCATAACCGCAGGCTTTTGGTTCGGGAGGGACAGCAGGTCAAGGCAGGGCAGACGATCGCTGAAATGGGGTCAACGGGCACTGATCGGGTGAAGCTGCATTTCGAGATTCGCCGCCAGGGCAAACCCGTCGATCCGCTCCAGTTCCTGCCACGTCGTTGA
- a CDS encoding protein-L-isoaspartate(D-aspartate) O-methyltransferase: MTSQRTRERLIQRLYEEGVSNTQVLEVIRRTPRHLFVDEALAHRAYEDTALPIGHNQTISQPFMVAHMSELLLEAGPLDKVLEIGTGSGYQTAVLAQLVERVFSVERIKVLQDRAKERLVELNLRNVVFRWGDGCEGWPALAPYNGIIVTAVAPEVPQALLDQLAPGGRMVIPVGPAGEAQQLMLIVREEHGFSRRVLGAVRFVPLLNGPLA; the protein is encoded by the coding sequence ATGACTTCCCAGCGGACCCGGGAGCGGTTGATACAACGCCTGTATGAGGAGGGGGTGTCGAACACGCAAGTGCTCGAGGTCATTCGTCGTACCCCGCGCCACCTGTTCGTTGACGAGGCCTTGGCGCACCGGGCCTACGAAGACACCGCACTGCCGATCGGGCACAACCAGACCATCTCCCAGCCGTTCATGGTCGCCCACATGAGCGAGCTGCTGCTCGAGGCAGGCCCGCTGGACAAGGTCCTGGAGATCGGCACGGGCTCAGGCTACCAGACGGCGGTCCTGGCGCAGCTGGTGGAACGGGTGTTCTCGGTGGAGCGGATCAAGGTCCTGCAGGACAGGGCCAAGGAGCGCTTGGTCGAGCTCAACCTGCGCAACGTGGTGTTCCGTTGGGGGGATGGCTGCGAGGGTTGGCCGGCGCTTGCGCCCTACAACGGCATTATCGTCACTGCCGTGGCACCGGAAGTGCCCCAGGCGCTGCTGGACCAGCTGGCACCCGGTGGGCGCATGGTGATCCCGGTGGGGCCTGCCGGCGAAGCGCAGCAATTGATGCTGATCGTGCGCGAGGAGCATGGTTTCTCCCGCCGTGTGCTGGGAGCCGTGCGCTTCGTGCCACTGCTCAACGGCCCGCTGGCCTGA
- the surE gene encoding 5'/3'-nucleotidase SurE: MRILISNDDGVTAPGLAALHAALVDHAECVVIAPDQDKSGASSSLTLDRPLHPQTLANGFISLNGTPTDCVHLGLNGLLPETPDMVVSGINLGANLGDDVLYSGTVAAALEGRFLGGTSLAFSLLSRQPDNLPTAAYIARRLVEAQSRLELPPRTVLNVNIPNLPLEHIRGIQLTRLGHRARAAAPTKVVNPRGKEGYWIAVAGDAEDGGPGTDFHAVMQGYVSITPLQLDRTFNDAFERLDGWLEGLL; the protein is encoded by the coding sequence ATGCGTATTCTGATTTCGAATGACGACGGTGTTACCGCACCCGGCCTCGCCGCGCTGCATGCTGCGCTGGTGGATCACGCCGAGTGTGTGGTGATTGCCCCGGATCAAGACAAGAGCGGCGCCAGCAGTTCGCTGACGCTGGACCGGCCACTGCACCCGCAGACCCTGGCCAATGGCTTCATCAGCCTCAACGGCACGCCGACCGACTGCGTGCACCTGGGGCTCAACGGCCTGTTGCCGGAGACGCCCGACATGGTCGTGTCCGGCATCAACCTGGGCGCCAACCTGGGCGACGACGTGCTGTATTCCGGCACCGTCGCCGCGGCATTGGAGGGGCGCTTCCTGGGCGGTACGTCGCTTGCTTTCTCGTTGCTGTCGCGCCAGCCGGATAACCTGCCCACCGCCGCCTACATCGCGCGGCGTCTGGTCGAGGCCCAGTCGCGCCTGGAGCTGCCACCGCGCACCGTGCTCAACGTCAATATTCCCAACCTGCCGCTCGAGCATATCCGTGGCATCCAGCTGACCCGCCTCGGCCACCGGGCGCGCGCGGCCGCGCCGACCAAGGTGGTCAACCCTCGCGGCAAGGAAGGCTACTGGATCGCCGTGGCCGGCGATGCCGAGGATGGTGGGCCGGGTACCGATTTCCATGCGGTGATGCAGGGCTATGTGTCGATCACCCCACTGCAGCTGGACCGCACCTTCAATGATGCCTTCGAACGTCTCGACGGTTGGCTGGAGGGCCTGCTCTGA
- the truD gene encoding tRNA pseudouridine(13) synthase TruD, protein MTELELLGPRASGEPLGQAVLKAVAEDFQVDEVLDIPLSGQGEHLWLWVEKRDLNTEEAARRLARAAGVPVRTISYAGLKDRQALTRQWFSLHLPGKADPDLSRAEDASLRVLRQVRHQRKLQRGAHSANGFTLRLTALQADHDALDARLTLLKAQGVPNYFGSQRFGHAGGNVYDAQDWAARKALPEQRNVRSRLLSAGRSYLFNQVLAVRVAEGTWNQAQVGDLLAFTDSRSFFPAGAEECFDPRLSILDLHPTGPLWGEGPTPACGPVSTLESSIGEQHAALCQWLAQAGMSHERRILRLPIGELTWHYPEPDILQLEFVLPAGCFATVVVRELVDLVPAGQTDSPCVF, encoded by the coding sequence ATGACCGAACTGGAACTGCTGGGCCCTAGGGCCTCGGGCGAACCGCTCGGCCAGGCGGTGCTCAAAGCCGTTGCCGAGGACTTCCAGGTCGATGAGGTGCTGGACATTCCGTTGTCCGGCCAGGGCGAACACCTGTGGCTGTGGGTCGAGAAGCGCGACCTGAACACCGAAGAGGCAGCCCGGCGCCTGGCCCGTGCCGCAGGCGTGCCGGTACGCACCATCAGCTATGCGGGCCTCAAGGACCGCCAAGCCTTGACTCGCCAATGGTTCAGCCTGCATCTGCCGGGCAAGGCCGACCCCGACCTGTCGCGGGCCGAAGACGCCAGCCTGCGGGTGCTCAGGCAGGTTCGCCACCAACGTAAGCTGCAGCGTGGAGCCCATTCGGCCAATGGTTTTACCTTGCGTCTGACCGCCCTGCAGGCTGACCACGATGCCCTTGATGCACGATTGACGCTGTTGAAGGCGCAGGGTGTGCCGAACTACTTCGGCAGCCAGCGCTTCGGTCATGCCGGCGGCAACGTGTACGATGCCCAGGACTGGGCAGCTCGCAAGGCATTGCCCGAGCAGCGCAATGTCCGTTCGCGGCTGTTGTCGGCCGGGCGCAGCTACCTGTTCAACCAGGTGCTGGCCGTACGGGTCGCCGAAGGCACCTGGAACCAGGCGCAGGTGGGCGACCTGTTGGCGTTCACGGACAGTCGTAGCTTTTTTCCGGCAGGAGCGGAGGAATGTTTTGATCCTAGATTGTCGATTCTCGACTTGCATCCTACCGGCCCTTTGTGGGGCGAAGGGCCTACGCCGGCCTGCGGCCCAGTATCCACGCTGGAATCAAGCATCGGCGAACAGCACGCGGCGCTGTGCCAGTGGCTGGCGCAAGCGGGCATGAGTCACGAACGGCGTATCTTGCGGCTCCCTATTGGCGAGCTGACGTGGCATTATCCCGAGCCTGATATCCTGCAACTGGAATTCGTCCTTCCGGCCGGATGCTTCGCCACCGTGGTGGTGCGCGAGCTCGTCGATCTGGTGCCGGCAGGGCAGACGGACAGCCCATGCGTATTCTGA
- the ispF gene encoding 2-C-methyl-D-erythritol 2,4-cyclodiphosphate synthase, with protein sequence MRIGHGYDVHRFCDGDFITLGGVRIPHKYGLLAHSDGDVLLHALSDALLGAAALGDIGKHFPDTDPQFKGADSRVLLRHVVGIVQAKGWKVGNVDATIVAQAPKMAPHIETMRQRIAEDLQVALDQVNVKATTTEKLGFTGREEGIAVHAVALLLPR encoded by the coding sequence ATGCGTATTGGCCACGGCTACGATGTGCACCGTTTCTGCGACGGTGATTTCATTACCCTGGGTGGGGTGCGTATCCCCCACAAATACGGCCTGTTGGCCCATTCCGATGGTGACGTGCTGTTGCACGCCTTGAGCGATGCCTTGCTCGGCGCCGCGGCGCTGGGTGACATCGGCAAGCATTTCCCCGATACCGACCCTCAGTTCAAGGGCGCCGACAGCCGCGTGCTGTTGCGCCACGTGGTCGGTATCGTCCAGGCCAAGGGCTGGAAGGTCGGCAACGTCGACGCCACCATCGTGGCCCAGGCACCGAAGATGGCGCCGCACATCGAGACCATGCGTCAGCGAATCGCCGAAGACTTGCAGGTCGCCCTCGACCAGGTCAACGTCAAGGCCACCACCACCGAGAAACTGGGCTTCACCGGCCGTGAGGAGGGCATCGCCGTACATGCGGTGGCCCTGTTGCTGCCCAGATGA
- the fghA gene encoding S-formylglutathione hydrolase produces MSLENISCQKSFGGWHKRYRHHSKVLGCDMVFAVYLPPQAEQGEKLPVLYWLSGLTCTDENFMQKAGAQRLAAELGLIIVAPDTSPRGEQVPGDPEGAWDFGLGAGFYLNATQQPWAQHYRMHDYVVHELPALVEAHFPASEQRSISGHSMGGHGALVCALRNPGRYRSVSAFSPISNPMDCPWGEKAFSRYLGDDRARWREWDASVLLAETPAGQCPPLLVDQGDRDDFLEKQLKPEALEQAARKGGHELTLRLQPGYDHSYYFIASFIDEHLRHHAVALGRL; encoded by the coding sequence ATGAGCCTGGAAAACATTTCCTGCCAGAAGAGCTTCGGCGGCTGGCACAAGCGCTACCGGCACCATTCCAAGGTGCTGGGCTGTGACATGGTGTTCGCCGTCTACCTGCCCCCACAGGCCGAGCAGGGCGAGAAGCTGCCGGTGCTGTACTGGCTCAGCGGCCTGACGTGCACCGACGAGAACTTCATGCAGAAGGCCGGCGCCCAGCGCCTGGCCGCCGAGCTTGGGCTGATCATCGTCGCCCCCGACACCAGCCCACGCGGCGAGCAGGTGCCAGGTGATCCGGAGGGTGCCTGGGACTTCGGCCTGGGTGCCGGGTTCTACCTCAACGCCACCCAGCAGCCCTGGGCCCAGCACTACCGCATGCATGACTATGTGGTGCACGAGCTGCCGGCGTTGGTGGAGGCTCACTTCCCGGCCTCCGAACAGCGCAGCATCAGCGGCCATTCCATGGGTGGCCACGGTGCGCTGGTGTGTGCCTTGCGCAACCCGGGCCGGTACCGCTCGGTATCGGCATTCTCACCGATCAGCAACCCGATGGATTGCCCGTGGGGTGAAAAGGCGTTTTCCCGTTACCTGGGTGACGACCGCGCGCGCTGGCGTGAGTGGGATGCCAGCGTGCTGCTTGCCGAGACGCCTGCCGGTCAATGCCCGCCGCTGCTGGTGGACCAGGGCGACCGGGATGACTTCCTGGAGAAGCAGCTCAAACCCGAAGCCTTGGAGCAGGCCGCACGCAAGGGCGGCCATGAGCTGACCCTGCGTCTGCAGCCGGGCTATGACCACAGCTACTACTTCATCGCCAGCTTCATTGATGAGCATCTGCGTCATCACGCCGTAGCGTTGGGCAGGCTCTAG
- a CDS encoding S-(hydroxymethyl)glutathione dehydrogenase/class III alcohol dehydrogenase: MIKSRAAVAFEAKKPLEIVEVDVAMPKAGEVLLRVVASGVCHTDAYTLSGADPEGIFPSILGHEGGAIVEAVGEGVTSVAVGDHVIPLYTPECGKCKFCLSGKTNLCQAIRATQGKGLMPDGTTRFSYKGQQLFHYMGTSTFSEYTVLPEISVAKIQKEAPLEKVCLLGCGVTTGIGAVLNTAKVKPGDTVAIFGLGGIGLSAVIGAVKAKASRIIAIDINPAKFEIARQLGATDCINPKDYDRPIQEVIVDLTDGGVDFSFECIGNVQLMRAALECCHKGWGESVIIGVAGAGQEIATRPFQLVTGRVWRGSAFGGVRGRSELPSYVEMSEKGEIPLDTFITHTMGLEDINKAFDLMHEGKSIRSVIHF; encoded by the coding sequence ATGATCAAGTCCCGCGCTGCCGTTGCCTTCGAGGCCAAGAAACCCCTGGAAATCGTCGAAGTCGACGTGGCCATGCCCAAGGCCGGTGAAGTGCTGCTGCGCGTGGTCGCCAGCGGTGTCTGCCACACCGACGCCTACACCTTGTCCGGGGCCGACCCGGAAGGCATCTTCCCGTCGATCCTCGGCCATGAAGGCGGCGCTATCGTCGAAGCGGTAGGCGAGGGCGTGACCTCGGTGGCCGTGGGTGACCACGTGATCCCGCTGTACACCCCTGAGTGCGGCAAGTGCAAGTTTTGCCTCTCGGGCAAGACCAACCTGTGCCAGGCCATCCGTGCCACCCAGGGCAAGGGCCTGATGCCTGACGGCACCACCCGCTTCTCGTACAAGGGCCAGCAGCTGTTCCACTACATGGGTACCTCGACCTTCTCCGAGTACACCGTGCTGCCTGAAATCTCCGTGGCCAAGATCCAGAAGGAAGCGCCGCTGGAGAAGGTCTGCTTGCTGGGCTGCGGCGTCACCACCGGTATCGGTGCGGTGCTCAACACTGCCAAGGTCAAGCCGGGCGATACCGTGGCCATCTTCGGCCTGGGCGGCATCGGCCTGTCTGCCGTGATCGGCGCGGTCAAGGCCAAGGCCTCGCGCATCATCGCCATCGACATCAACCCGGCCAAGTTCGAGATCGCTCGCCAGCTGGGCGCCACCGACTGTATCAACCCGAAAGACTACGATCGCCCGATCCAGGAAGTGATCGTCGACCTCACCGACGGCGGCGTGGACTTCTCCTTCGAGTGCATCGGCAACGTGCAACTGATGCGCGCCGCGTTGGAGTGCTGCCACAAGGGCTGGGGCGAGTCGGTGATCATCGGCGTGGCCGGTGCCGGCCAGGAAATCGCCACCCGTCCGTTCCAGCTGGTCACCGGTCGCGTATGGCGTGGCTCGGCCTTCGGTGGCGTGCGCGGCCGCAGCGAGCTGCCAAGCTATGTGGAAATGTCCGAGAAGGGCGAGATCCCGCTGGATACCTTCATCACCCACACCATGGGCCTGGAGGACATCAACAAAGCCTTCGACCTGATGCATGAAGGCAAGAGCATCCGCAGCGTGATCCACTTCTGA
- a CDS encoding LysR substrate-binding domain-containing protein produces MSSRWEGIDEFVAVAETGQFTAAAERLGVSSSHISRQIARLEERLQTPLLYRSTRRVTLSEAGQTFLQHCQRLQDGREEALRAMGDLASEPKGLLRMTCAVAYGERFIVPLVTRFMTQYPQLRVEVELSNRTLDLVHEGMDLAIRLGRLQDSRLVATRLAPRRMYLCASPAYLERYGRPHSLSELARHNCLVGSSDVWMLQQDGRELSQRVQGNWRCNSGQAVLDAALLGMGLCQLPDYYVLEHLHSGALVSLLEAHQPPNTAVWALYPQQRHLSPKVRRLVDYLKEELAGLPEYRVA; encoded by the coding sequence ATGAGCAGCCGTTGGGAAGGAATCGACGAGTTCGTCGCCGTGGCCGAAACCGGGCAATTCACCGCCGCAGCCGAACGCCTGGGTGTTTCCTCCTCCCATATCAGCCGACAGATCGCCCGCCTCGAAGAGCGCCTGCAGACGCCATTGCTGTACCGCAGCACCCGCCGGGTGACCCTCAGCGAAGCCGGGCAGACCTTCCTGCAGCATTGCCAACGCCTGCAGGACGGCCGCGAGGAAGCGCTGCGCGCCATGGGCGACCTGGCCAGCGAGCCCAAGGGGTTGCTGCGCATGACCTGCGCAGTGGCCTATGGCGAACGCTTCATCGTGCCCCTGGTGACCCGCTTCATGACGCAATACCCACAGTTGCGGGTCGAGGTGGAACTGAGCAACCGCACCCTGGACCTGGTCCATGAAGGCATGGACCTGGCGATACGCCTCGGGCGCCTGCAGGACTCTCGCCTGGTCGCCACCCGCCTGGCCCCACGGCGCATGTACCTGTGCGCATCGCCTGCGTACCTGGAACGTTACGGCCGACCCCACAGCCTTTCGGAGCTGGCCCGGCACAACTGCCTGGTCGGCAGCTCGGACGTGTGGATGTTGCAACAGGACGGCCGGGAACTCAGCCAGCGGGTCCAGGGCAACTGGCGGTGCAACAGCGGGCAGGCGGTGCTGGATGCGGCATTGTTGGGGATGGGGTTGTGCCAGTTGCCGGACTATTACGTGCTCGAGCATTTGCACAGCGGCGCGCTGGTGTCACTGCTGGAGGCACATCAGCCACCGAACACGGCTGTGTGGGCGTTGTATCCGCAGCAGCGGCACCTGTCGCCTAAGGTCAGGCGATTGGTAGATTACCTGAAGGAAGAGTTGGCGGGGTTGCCGGAGTACCGGGTGGCCTGA
- the ispD gene encoding 2-C-methyl-D-erythritol 4-phosphate cytidylyltransferase, translated as MTQTLPAFWAVIPAAGVGARMAADRPKQYLQLGGQTLLEHSLDCFLDHPTLKGVVVSIAADDPYWPGLRCASDRRIQRAAGGRERADSVLNALLLLHAQGAADDDWVLVHDAARPNLARSDLDRLLSELADDPVGGLLAVPARDTLKRADAHGRVSATVDRSTIWQAYTPQMFRLGALHRALAECLVSDVRVTDEASAIEWAGQAPRLVEGRSDNIKVTRPEDLEWLRQRWAARR; from the coding sequence ATGACACAAACACTACCGGCCTTCTGGGCCGTGATTCCTGCTGCGGGTGTTGGCGCCCGCATGGCTGCCGATCGCCCCAAGCAGTACCTGCAGTTGGGCGGGCAGACCCTCCTCGAGCATAGCCTCGACTGTTTCCTCGACCACCCCACGCTCAAGGGCGTGGTGGTCAGCATTGCCGCTGACGACCCGTACTGGCCTGGCCTGCGTTGCGCCAGCGACCGGCGCATCCAGCGGGCGGCCGGTGGCCGTGAACGTGCCGACTCGGTGCTCAATGCCTTGTTGCTGCTGCACGCACAGGGCGCGGCCGACGACGATTGGGTGTTGGTGCATGATGCGGCGCGGCCGAACCTGGCACGCAGCGACCTGGACCGCTTGCTGTCGGAGCTGGCCGACGACCCTGTCGGCGGCCTGCTTGCGGTACCGGCGCGTGATACCCTCAAGCGAGCCGATGCCCACGGGCGGGTCAGCGCCACGGTGGACCGCAGTACCATCTGGCAGGCCTATACGCCGCAAATGTTCCGTCTCGGCGCTTTGCATCGGGCCCTGGCGGAATGCCTGGTGTCGGATGTGCGGGTCACTGACGAAGCGTCTGCCATCGAGTGGGCCGGGCAGGCACCGCGGCTGGTCGAAGGGCGCAGTGACAATATCAAGGTCACCCGCCCGGAAGACCTGGAGTGGTTGCGCCAGCGGTGGGCGGCTAGACGCTGA
- the ftsB gene encoding cell division protein FtsB: MRSPYWLFLVLLLLLGGLQYRLWVGNGSLAQVAELKQQIAEQHAENERLLERNRVLDAEVLELKKGMETVEERARHELGMVKEGETLYQLPQK; encoded by the coding sequence ATGCGCAGTCCCTATTGGTTGTTTCTCGTCCTGCTCCTGCTGCTGGGTGGCCTGCAGTACCGCCTCTGGGTGGGCAATGGCAGCCTGGCGCAGGTGGCCGAGCTCAAGCAGCAGATCGCCGAACAGCATGCGGAAAACGAGCGGCTGCTCGAGCGTAACCGTGTGCTGGATGCCGAAGTCCTGGAGTTGAAAAAAGGTATGGAGACCGTGGAAGAGCGGGCTCGTCATGAACTGGGGATGGTCAAGGAGGGCGAAACCCTCTACCAGTTGCCGCAAAAATGA
- the eno gene encoding phosphopyruvate hydratase has product MAKIVDIKGREVLDSRGNPTVEADVLLDNGIIGSACAPSGASTGSREALELRDGDKSRYLGKGVLKAVANINGPIRDLLLGKDPADQKALDRAMIELDGTENKAKLGANAILAVSLAAAKAAAQDQDLPLYAHIANLNGTPGQYSMPVPMMNIINGGEHADNNVDIQEFMVQPVGAKTFSDALRMGTEIFHHLKAVLKARGLNTAVGDEGGFAPNLTSNEDALGAIAEAVEKAGYKLGTDVTLALDCAASEFYEDGKYNLSGEGKSFDAEGFAEYLKGLTERFPIISIEDGLDESDWAGWKILTDKIGAKVQLVGDDLFVTNTKILKEGIEKGIGNSILIKFNQIGSLTETLEAIQMAKAAGYTAVISHRSGETEDSTIADLAVGTAAGQIKTGSLCRSDRVSKYNQLLRIEEQLGDKAVYRGRAEFRG; this is encoded by the coding sequence ATGGCAAAGATCGTCGACATCAAAGGTCGTGAAGTTCTCGATTCGCGTGGCAACCCCACCGTGGAAGCTGATGTACTGCTCGACAACGGCATCATCGGCAGCGCCTGTGCGCCGTCGGGTGCTTCCACTGGCTCGCGCGAAGCGCTGGAGCTGCGTGATGGCGACAAGAGCCGTTACCTGGGCAAGGGCGTGCTGAAGGCCGTCGCCAATATCAACGGCCCGATCCGCGACCTGCTGCTGGGCAAGGACCCGGCTGACCAGAAGGCCCTGGACCGCGCCATGATCGAACTGGACGGTACCGAGAACAAGGCCAAGCTGGGCGCCAACGCCATCCTGGCCGTCTCCCTGGCTGCTGCCAAGGCTGCCGCCCAGGATCAGGACCTGCCGCTGTACGCACACATTGCCAACCTCAATGGCACCCCAGGCCAGTACTCCATGCCGGTGCCGATGATGAACATCATCAACGGTGGCGAACACGCCGACAACAACGTCGACATCCAGGAGTTCATGGTCCAGCCGGTCGGCGCCAAGACCTTCTCCGACGCCCTGCGCATGGGCACCGAGATCTTCCACCACCTCAAGGCTGTGCTCAAGGCGCGTGGCCTGAACACCGCCGTAGGTGACGAAGGTGGCTTCGCCCCGAACCTGACCTCCAACGAAGACGCCCTGGGCGCCATCGCCGAGGCCGTCGAGAAGGCTGGCTACAAGCTGGGCACCGACGTGACCCTGGCGCTGGACTGCGCGGCTTCCGAGTTCTATGAAGACGGCAAGTACAACCTGTCCGGTGAAGGCAAGTCGTTCGACGCCGAAGGCTTTGCCGAATACCTCAAGGGCCTGACCGAGCGCTTCCCGATCATCTCGATCGAAGACGGCCTGGACGAGTCCGACTGGGCTGGCTGGAAGATCCTCACCGACAAGATCGGCGCCAAGGTCCAGCTGGTCGGTGACGACCTGTTCGTGACCAACACCAAGATCCTCAAGGAAGGCATCGAGAAGGGCATCGGTAACTCGATCCTGATCAAGTTCAACCAGATCGGCTCGCTGACCGAGACCCTGGAAGCCATCCAGATGGCCAAGGCCGCTGGCTACACCGCAGTGATCTCGCACCGCTCCGGTGAAACCGAAGACTCCACCATCGCCGACCTGGCCGTGGGTACCGCTGCCGGCCAGATCAAGACCGGTTCGCTGTGCCGTTCCGACCGCGTCTCCAAGTACAACCAGCTGCTGCGTATCGAAGAGCAACTGGGCGACAAGGCGGTGTACCGCGGTCGTGCCGAGTTTCGCGGCTGA